The following are from one region of the Salvia hispanica cultivar TCC Black 2014 chromosome 1, UniMelb_Shisp_WGS_1.0, whole genome shotgun sequence genome:
- the LOC125206079 gene encoding 50S ribosomal protein L15-like codes for MLRRRLASVLPNLIRSFQKPTPRFPPQLQYRSTSASVGSFNYRYDFGSVRAYSSLLALNDLRDNPGSRQQKTRKGRGIGSGKGKTAGRGHKGQKARGTYKFGFEGGQTPLRRRLPKRGFKNPFTLTFQPVGLGKIAKLINAGKIDSSELITMKTLKDCGAIGKQIEDGVRLMGRGAEHIKWPIHLEVSRVTVRAKATVEAAGGTVRRVYYNKLGLRALLKPEWFEKKGRLLPKAARPPPKLKEKVDSIGRLPAPRKPLPFTAEEKEAMPPAASSA; via the exons ATGTTGAGAAGAAGACTTGCTTCAGTGCTACCTAATCTGATACGATCGTTTCAAAAGCCTACTCCAAGGTTTCCCCCTCAACTACAGTATAGGAGTACATCCGCATCCGTTGGTAGCTTCAATTATAGGTATGATTTCGGTAGCGTGAGAGCTTACAGCAGCCTTTTGGCACTGAACGATCTGAGGGATAATCCAGGTTCTCGGCAGCAGAAGACGAGGAAGGGGCGGGGTATCGGGTCGGGTAAGGGAAAGACCGCCGGCCGGGGACACAAGGGTCAAAAGGCCCGCGGCACCTATAAATTCGGATTTGAAGGTGGACAGACGCCGCTTCGTCGCCGCCTTCCTAAACGTGGCTTTAAAAATCCCTTCACTCTCACATTTCAG CCTGTTGGTTTAGGAAAAATCGCAAAGCTGATAAATGCTGGGAAAATAGATTCTTCAGAATTGATCACAATGAAAACTCTCAAG GATTGTGGAGCTATAGGCAAGCAAATAGAAGACGGTGTTAGACTGATGGGACGTGGAGCTGAACACATTAAATGGCCCATCCATCTAGAG GTTTCACGGGTGACAGTAAGGGCAAAAGCAACAGTAGAGGCTGCCGGGGGGACCGTGAGACGAGTGTATTACAACAAATTGGGGCTGCGGGCACTGCTGAAACCAGAGTGGTTCGAAAAGAAGGGCAGGCTACTTCCAAAAGCAGCAAGGCCGCCTCCGAAATTAAAAGAGAAGGTAGACAGCATCGGTCGATTGCCTGCTCCTAGGAAGCCATTACCTTTCACTGCTGAAGAAAAAGAGGCAATGCCTCCTGCTGCCTCATCTGCTTAA
- the LOC125201887 gene encoding protein ALUMINUM SENSITIVE 3, which produces MELEWAVEFLKGMIKPVAALAVVAMAIALSYFQKLGLEWEMAYSIFRAFLQLSIIGFVLEFIFNQENAIWILMAYLFMVSVAGYTAGERAKHVPRGKYVAGASILVGTGITMFVLVVLHVFPFTPRYIIPVAGMMVGNAMTVTGVTMKKLRDDIKIQMNLVETALALGATPRQATLQQVKRSLVIALSPVLDNAKTVGLISLPGAMTGLIMGGASPLEAIQLQIVVMNMLMGASTVSSIMSTYLSWPSFFTKAYQLETKVFSAD; this is translated from the exons ATGGAGTTGGAATGGGCGGTGGAGTTCTTGAAGGGCATGATTAAGCCGGTGGCCGCGTTGGCGGTGGTGGCGATGGCGATAGCGCTGTCGTATTTTCAGAAGCTGGGGCTGGAGTGGGAGATGGCCTACTCCATTTTCAGAGCTTTTCTTCAGCTCTCAATCATTGGCTTTGTTTTGGAGTTCATTTTCAACCAGGAAAATGCTATCTGGATCCTCATGGCTTATCTTTTCATG GTCTCGGTAGCCGGTTATACAGCCGGAGAGCGCGCGAAGCACGTCCCTCGAGGGAAGTACGTTGCTGGGGCTTCGATTCTAGTTGGCACTGGAATTACCATGTTTGTGCTCGTAGTATTGCACGTCTTCCCCTTCACCCCGAGGTACATCATCCCAGTAGCCGGGATGATGGTAGGAAACGCCATGACCGTTACCGGAGTCACCATGAAGAAGCTTCGTGACGACATTAAGATCCAAATGAACTTG GTGGAGACTGCTCTAGCTTTAGGGGCAACGCCACGACAAGCAACGTTGCAACAGGTGAAACGGTCGCTGGTGATAGCCCTGTCTCCGGTGCTGGACAATGCAAAGACAGTGGGGCTAATATCGCTGCCAGGGGCAATGACGGGGCTGATAATGGGCGGGGCGTCGCCTCTTGAGGCCATCCAGCTCCAAATTGTGGTGATGAACATGTTGATGGGAGCTTCAACTGTTAGCAGCATAATGTCGACCTACCTCTCTTGGCCTTCGTTCTTCACCAAAGCTTATCAACTGGAGACTAAAGTCTTCTCCGCCGACTGA
- the LOC125201888 gene encoding uncharacterized protein LOC125201888: MLHSLMMMAPSPACMAARKTSSPPPPRKGQRQKPATKTSHGFGREKKSPVWQCVEKCGACCKLDKGPTFPSPEEIFDNPSDVEHYNSLVGEDGWCIHYDKSSRKCSIYADRPYFCRVEPEIFDTLYGIDKKRFNKEACSCCADTIKTVYGANSHELEKFNNAIWSSSPK, translated from the exons ATGTTACACTCCCTGATGATGATGGCTCCGTCACCGGCGTGTATGGCCGCCCGCAAGACGTCatcgcctccgccgccgcggAAAGGCCAAAGGCAGAAACCCGCCACAAAAACCTCCCATGGGTTCGGGCGCGAGAAGAAATCACCCGTATGGCAGTGCGTGGAGAAGTGCGGCGCGTGTTGCAAACTCGACAAGGGCCCCACTTTCCCTTCCCCTGAAGAAATATTCGACAACCCTTCTGACGTCGAG CACTACAATAGCTTGGTTGGCGAAGACGGGTGGTGTATACACTATGATAAAAGCTCAAGAAAATGTTCCATTTATGCTG aTCGTCCGTACTTTTGCCGAGTTGAGCCAGAGATTTTTGATACTTTATATGGTATTGACAAGAAAAGATTCAACAAAGAAGCTTGCAG TTGTTGTGCAGACACTATTAAAACTGTGTACGGAGCAAATTCACATGAGCTGGAAAAGTTCAACAATGCTATATGGAGCAGCAGCCCTAAATGA